The sequence below is a genomic window from Silene latifolia isolate original U9 population chromosome 7, ASM4854445v1, whole genome shotgun sequence.
TAGTCAGTTGTGAGGAGATTGATTATGGTGATTGGAGTTGGATGTGATGATTGAGTTGTTTGGTATTTATCTTATCGTgattgttttgtgtaattagtactgaccccgtttaattgttttaaaaactgtggtgatccattcggggatggtgagcagttattgagcaggtttgatatgacgcttttgggctagctgggatgtgtcaccacgagctgattagagtcttccgttgtCGTACTTTAGTAGTTTGAGACATTTGGTTTTGAGgatatgtattgtacttttggtcagtttggatttggatatgtaatcactttaaaccttATGGCTATTTAAataatgtttctttattgtcatttgattatcattgcctcgggaaatcgagatggtagcacttccataccttaagtggtcctcgtaaggcacttggagtatgagggtgttacagaaGATGATTAAAACTGTGGATGATACGAAGGGACATAACTCCAGGAATTTAAACAAAGCCTTTGATGATGAATACAAGAAGAGGGAAGATGACATTATTGCAAAAATGATTGAGAAACTCAGATCTATTGTTATTAAGCCATGAGGCAATAAGAAAGTTGCTTCAGTTGAGCTAAAGAAGAGTGGGTAGAGGAGGGTTGAAGGTGATAAGGAAGAGGAGATGGCTATGATGATAACCAAAAGCATGGTGACATAAGGTGAGGGTCAGTTAAGGGATGCTCATGAGGAGAAGGGAGGAAATTTGAAGGGGAGAGGGGTTGTAGGAATAGAGCGATCAGAAGAGAGTTTAAATGTTTTTATGGGGGCTGCTAATTTAAATGGGAGGAGTATGGAGAGCTCATTGAGGAGGATGTTGGGGGAGGGGTAAGAATACGTAAATGGAGAAGGAGGGAAATGGTGGAGGGGCGGTCGTATGGTAATTAAGAGGAGATGATTTGCTTGGATAAACGACAACGGTCTGAGGAGGGGATGGTCGAGGAAAGCTGTGCAAAGAGGTCTCGGTTACTTAATTCCATGGGTGTAAGTTCACCCAAGGCGGAGGTTGAGGGTACTTAACCCCGCCCGGCATTATAAAACTTTTGAGCCTTAACTGTAGGGGGCTGGGCAACCCCAATGCAGTAGGCGGTCTTCGAAATCTCTTACGTAGAGAGGCCCCCACCTTTGTATTTTTGTGTGAAactaaattaattagtgtataaatGATGAAGGTTAAAGCTTGCTTGGATGAGTATAATGGCATGGAGGTTGATAGTATGGGTAGGGCTGGTGGTTTAGCTTTTCTTTGGAGGAAAGCTGTAAGATGCGTGTTCAGGTCAGCTTCGGTTCATCATATGGACTTTGAAGTTCATGGAGGAGAGGTTGTTTGGCGAGTTACGGGTTTTTATGGATGGCCTTGTGTAAGCGATTGATATAAGGATTTTTCGTTATTTCccaatcaatttttttttataaagaacccaaattaagtagtataattagggtgtcaaacacaaagatggcggggttagatacttggtttgtttaagtctttagtttagtaTAATAAATGAAGGAGGTTTGATTAAAttgtaaactaagatgcaaataagatataaaactagttctattacccgtgaaattcacggggttAGCTGTATTGTCACGTTGGTGGTGTTATACAATCCTGAATTTGCGGTCGCACTGAGCCCTATTGACAAAAAGGACTCGTAAGAATTTTTTTTATCAATATATacttatactaccataatatattgtcaatatattattaatatatattttCTACAATTTACTAAACGTTTGCCGTGGATTATTAATATTTTGCCACGAATATTGTTACGTTTATTAGTGTTTTCtcacgattattattattattgtcttcaattttgtttagctatgtaattaattcaacctaaaaaaaaattaaaatagatttttttatatttttatttgtgaaCAATAATTCAAGGTAGATTGAATGGTTAGCATTATTTTGAAAGATTATGGTGAGAATTATATTTGTGTTTAATATGAGATATATAGGCTTTAATTTTAAGTTTAATTTTTCTtaacaaataaaaaacaaataCTAATATTTATTGTGATTTAATTAGTGTATAATGTTAtgattttttctatttttttaaataataatgatgatgtgtcATGCTCTAATAGTCTTAAAGGTGAATGTTAAAAGCTAATATTTAGGATTGCCTttttatattatactagttttgtacccgcgaaaatcgcgtacttgttctatttgttctatttatttgcttttgttgacGTCCATCTTTAACtgaaatataaaatattttttaatGGCGAATATGctataaaccaaacatttttaaatatttacttcttttacattatttttcatgatcatagtaatatagatagaaattttaatttgaattttatttccatatattttaATACATGTTAATATTATTCATGAATATTTTGTAGACAACAATTTAATGTAGCTAAttttataactataaatgtttgtttaatttttttacaaatttgttatttttatatatttatgaTGTACGTCATAAATAATTAAGCTAAAAACGGTTGCGTTGTTAGGTCAATAAACAAAGCACTCGAAGATCACGGTTACATATCTGATAGGTTTTTTTAAGAAAAGTTAAATGGATACTATTAATTTAACTTTTCCTCAAAATCTATactttttatcaaaaatatacatgtaaaatagagaatcTCGCCGATGATGAATGATGATACTTTATAAGCTaactaaaagagtaaaaaatatgttttcgtttttcacatttagatccaaacatgtaatctccactttttaatagcctcctcacaatcaataatctgcaattgagatagttaaaattaaaattaaaattaaaattaaataagtaTCATCTTAATTACAAAACTAACTATACAACTTATGTAatgtttaaaattttaaaatcttaaaagatagaaatatggagtacttttaagaagactatgaacgtttgaatcacatgcacatatacaccttatttttcactttttcgTAAGTGTGTTAATTACAATATTTAAGATGATTTTGAAATAAATCAAAAGTAACAATATGAGAAATTGTGAAGCTTTATAATCCAAGATATATTGGATTTTTCATTTAccacatataagaccttttagctactatctttatTATTAATGAGAAATTATATGGATAAATtttacgatttaaattttaataatgagagtaaattcttaatttatttttataatttagtacatgatcttatggtttccactaaaaaatattattagtaactttataatccaaattattagacttTTTATTTACTACGTATAAGACCTTTTATCTACTATCTCTATGGTTGATGAAGAGTTAGATGGATAAATTATACaatttaaatgatgagagtaaattgttaattcatttttataatttaaatcatgatcggtATTATAATTTCCATAAAAAAATATTAGTAAATCTTATGaagaattttaataaataagtctgatgtagccttaatattaaccaatactataaaaatgacatgtgaattaaaattagatgttttaaatagccttttaactatattgtatttttttttttttatttacaaaaacagagttataaaaaaaacaatttactaagattctctaaattcgaattaaaaactaaaaatgtttggtttttacaTCAAGTGAGACAATTACGTACCAAATAAGTTTTAATATCATTAGAACATGGTTCAAGGACGGATATCAAGTTTTTGTTCAACTAAATCCTTCTGTTGCCTACACATTTCCCATGTAGTTTTTTTTAACACACTATGTTAATATTATGAGAAGACAAAGGAAGCATCACCTACAAAAATGGAATAAGAAACAAACATACATTTAACGATAATCAATTAATCTTGTAAGAGGGTTTACATAAAGATAGTATAAAATAAATCTACCACAAAGcgatattagtggataaattacaaaaaactatgcattttacaataagcttatataaattacacaaacaaaactcgTAGAATATACCTTATGTATAACGTAATTAACTACACAATCCAGCTTTGCAATAATAAGAAAATTCTACCATTCCATCTGCTAAAATAAATCAAGGtgagaaatacaaattgacatcaataaaagttatttaaacaTACCAAATATAACACAAATCTTATGTATgatataactttatttttttcacaaatgcaaatgattaataaaaattatatgcaATGGAAAGTTTCAATAACATATGTCAAAAGCTTAGAAAAAGAGGGTAAAAAATAAAAGTGCTTATTTTAAAGACTTTACTTATATTAACTTAGCATCAAATAAGGAGTTAAATTTTAGGGGGAGAAAGGAATcatcaaaaaggaaaaggaagagctaaagagaaaattaagagttagagatgaataaggggtcataaacatgataataagtaTTATATCTTAATTCTATGAATGAATATTACTCGTATTAATTAGTCACACATTATCAAATGAATTTTTCTTAGTGATTCTACGCTGTCGCATGTCTTATATATATGCTCAAGGTagcctatttatattattgtatagatatgacatgtagattatgataggtaatttagcatgcctttaagtttgatatatagattttgtatttagattatagagttattgattttacatacataaatatggagcaatgagaaatgtaatgtaaaaggtttgcatgagagtggtttaaaaattatcttatgaaattaaaataagacatatagttgatggttgatagtttagcttactttttaattatatttatagattattattattattaaatccactttgaatgagagtgatttaaaaattattctatgaaattaaaattatctaaatttagttttttaccattaattataagagtaacttttaaatgtggaattgataattttttttcatgTGTACTACTATGCTAGTATTTCCACGCGGACTATATTTTGCCACGTCACAATTAATTGttgtcatgtcacatttgtctacgtggcgtttaatgtctagccttttaataatatttatagatttaaaAATTATTCtatgaaattaaaattatctaaatttagttttttaccattaattataagagtaacttttaaatgtggaattgataattttttttcatgTGTACTACTATGCTAGTATTTCCACGCGGACTATATTTTGCCACGTCACAATTAATTGttgtcatgtcacatttgtctacgtggcgtttaatgtctagccttttaataatatttatagattaaactaaatgaaattgcTTCTAATCAAATGAATGAAAGCTAAGGCCTTTGGCTTCACTTGGGTAAGTCGTGGAAGAGAAGATTGTTAACAAGAAATGGGTAATGATAACGGTCTATGATTGATCCTAATTTCTTAGTCAATTAGAGCTAACCAACAAGCATTCACTTAGTAAGAAAAACTCGTCTCGATCATGCCATATAGGCCTTCCATTGTCTTTCGACCTAGGATAGACTAAACATGACaatgaaagactcaaactttcatTTAAGCAATCCATCAAACATTTCATAGGCATGAGAGTAAGGGTTTACAAACAAGCTTTTACTTAGTTGAGACAAACTCATCACAAACATGCATAAAGACTATCTACTAGCATAGGCACCAAGATGGATCAAATATGTCTAAGAAATGCTCCAAGTTTCATTTTAAGCATCTCATTTAAGCACTTCTAAAACCatctaatagcacaatgcaccaagATAAGTTAAACATGCTAATAAAAGACTCGAACTTTCGTTCAAACATTTCATCGAGCACTTCATATGCACAAGAGTAAGACCGATTAAttacccaattcaaaaggttaacaacccaatTTTACCCCTCTTAATCACCCAAGTTCCCATGACCTTAGATGAGACTACTCACACATTTTCATGGATGAGAAATTaccaacaatttccaacaaaatacaaacaaacatggtaaacatgataaagattgTAACTTTGGATGAATgataattaaacaacataagaaatgtaaactaatgaaagtaatgtaAACAATAGATGAGATTTATACCAAGAAAGAGGAAAGGAAcaagcttggataataatggaagatgaatttcttcttgtcttccaaatacaacccaaatattaaatgtaaactattgagaaaAAGAAGAACTTGGATAAACGAAAGAACAATTGTATTAATTTTTGaataaagattacaactttgataAGAGGAAAATTGGGAGAGGAGAAATATTCTAACTAGGGTTCTAAaatattgagagagaataatAATCTAGTCTAATTTCTAATCTCTAATAATGGCAGTGTAATGTGTAATGTGGTCTCATGAGGTGTTAAATACTAGACTAGTTAATAATaccaatactaataataatactaataattaataataataataataataataataataataataataataataataataacaataattatcTTCCTAATGCTCACCTAACATCATGCATACACGCTAAAACAAAATAAGAAGGGGAAACGGgtttaaacaaaacaaaaagaagaaACAAAATCTGAAACACGCTAAAAGGGTGCCCAGCCGGTCGACCGTCCGTCGGTGATGGCAGCGGCTGGGAGTTCTCTAGAAACTTGAGGGTGTTTTGTATGCATTCCCAGCCGGGATGGGGGCGGCAGACGGGTACCCGTCTGGGAGAACAAAAGTTGTTGCGAGCCGGTTGGTAGGCAGACGGGTAGCCGGCTGGGGATGCAATTATAATGAATTAAACTAGAAATAGATTCCGGGTTCGAATACGACGATTGTTTGACTGAAGTGAGGGCTGTTGGTGCGAGTCTTGGTCAGAGCAGATGGCGGCCGTGACTGGTGGTGCACGATTGGTGATTGTGGTTGAATTGTTGACGGAGGCGAGCTCTGCGGCTGGTGTTGCTGCTTAGACGGAGGTGAATTGAACGGAGCCTTGGTTGTTGATGCAGGGGCTGGCGGATGCGTAAGGGCGAGGCAAAGGAGTGATGGTGATGATTGGTGATGAGAACATGAGCAGGGGACGGAGTGATGCTGCAGCTATGGTGATTGAACCGACGTCGTTTCTAGGCTGCTTTTGGTCTGTTCGAGCAGCTGGTGACGGAGCTCGGGAATGATGATTTCAGCTAAAATGGATGGTGATGGTGTAAAAGGAGATGTCGGGTTTGATCATGGGTTGCTGCAATGGTGGTGATGAAGGTTTGATGAATTGGTGCGTGAATGATGGTGCAATACTCGGGTTTGATGGTGGGAGATGATGGTGGCTGAATAGATTGGTAGAAGCAGTGAAGGAGATGTAAATTCAGAGCAACTGTGGTGAGAGTCGTGTTCATGGCTTGGCCATGGTTAAGTGATGAAGTCATTGTCAAATGCTGGTAATGGGTTTTGCGAAAAGAAACAAAAGGTTGAAAATTTAGCACTTTGGTTTGATTGGTGTTAATCAAAGCAAAGGTTGACCTTGGAATTTATGTGCTCAACAGCTCAACTCAACTATGTTGTGTATTTCAATCCCTTTGACCCGTCTTGACTCGTTTCAATCCAACTTGCTCCTCAATCTCCGTCTTCATTTTATTCTAACTCGAATCTCCTCTTTAATATTCCGCCTTGCCTACAtagtaaattaacatattaataaaacaatagtaataatactaatactataataacaatacgactaattattaaatatgaCTAAGACGGCTAATAATTATAAATTAGTTATTAAATGAGCTATTCAAAcatttaagcacgcaaaatcgagtcagaatgaggtataaatgcggggtaaaaagcGACTAAAATACCACTCATCAGCGATAGACACTTGTCATGGGAGTTATTGCAGTTATTATGCTCACAAGGTACGGATCCATGGCATTGTGTGGGTAATTTTAACGAAATTCTATATGCAAATGAAATTAAGGGGGGAAACCTTCCCCAATGGTAGATGACTAATTTTATGGAAGCAGTGGATGATTGTGGTTTAAGATATATTGATTTCGAGGGATATGAGTTTACATATGATAATGGGCAGCATGATGAGTTTAATAGACAGTCGAGATTTGACCGCGCAATGGGTTCTCAATCTTGGATGGAACTATTTCCTAGAGCAAAACTTCTTCACCTTGATCGTGAATGGTCAGATCACGCCCCGATAATGGTTGTTCTGCATGGAAGTATGCAAGCGGAGAGAGGTAGGAAGAAGCTTTTTAGGTTTGAGCAGATTTGGGTAGGCGAAGACGGGAGTGAAGAGGCTATTCAGAGGGCGTGGGAACATGA
It includes:
- the LOC141589868 gene encoding uncharacterized protein LOC141589868, giving the protein MTNFMEAVDDCGLRYIDFEGYEFTYDNGQHDEFNRQSRFDRAMGSQSWMELFPRAKLLHLDREWSDHAPIMVVLHGSMQAERGRKKLFRFEQIWVGEDGSEEAIQRAWEHDSGDMMDNLVQCSKALQE